A window of the Streptomyces sp. NBC_01351 genome harbors these coding sequences:
- a CDS encoding UDP-N-acetylmuramoyl-tripeptide--D-alanyl-D-alanine ligase: protein MIALSLAEIADITGGQPHDIPDPSVRISGPVVIDSRQVEAGSLFAAFDGEHVDGHDYAERAVAAGAAAVLAARPVGVPAVVVPDVEKALGALARAVVERLGTDVVALTGSAGKTSTKDLIAQVLQAHAPTVWTPGSLNNEIGLPLTALKATAETRHLVLEMGARGIGHIAYLTGLTPPRIGVVINVGTAHIGEFGGREQIAQAKGELVEALPAEAEGGIAVLNADDPLVRPMATRTKARTVLFGEAEDAEVRATEVRMTPAGQPSFTLHTPTGCSDVTLRLYGEHHVSNALAAAAVAHVLGMSVEEIATALSGAGTLSRWRMEVTERADGVTIVNDAYNANPESMRAALRALAAMGGSARANGGRTWAVLGPMAELGDASLAEHDAVGRLAVRLNVSKLVAVGGREASWLQLGAYNEGSWGEESVLVSDAQAAVDLLRSELRPGDVVLVKASRSVGLERVALALLEREGEVADR, encoded by the coding sequence GTGATCGCCCTTTCCCTCGCCGAGATCGCCGACATCACCGGCGGGCAACCCCACGACATACCGGATCCGTCGGTGCGGATCAGCGGGCCCGTCGTCATCGACTCCCGTCAGGTGGAGGCCGGCAGCCTGTTCGCCGCCTTCGACGGCGAGCACGTCGACGGCCACGACTACGCCGAGCGCGCGGTCGCCGCCGGAGCCGCGGCCGTCCTCGCGGCCCGGCCGGTCGGTGTGCCGGCCGTCGTCGTCCCCGACGTGGAGAAGGCGCTCGGCGCCCTCGCCCGGGCCGTCGTCGAGCGGCTCGGCACCGACGTGGTGGCCCTGACCGGCTCCGCCGGAAAGACCTCCACCAAGGACCTCATCGCGCAGGTCCTCCAGGCCCACGCGCCCACAGTGTGGACACCGGGCTCCCTCAACAACGAGATCGGCCTGCCGCTCACCGCGCTCAAGGCCACCGCGGAAACCCGCCACCTGGTACTGGAGATGGGGGCCCGCGGGATCGGCCACATCGCCTACCTCACCGGCCTGACCCCGCCCCGCATCGGCGTCGTCATCAACGTCGGTACCGCCCACATCGGCGAGTTCGGCGGCCGCGAGCAGATCGCCCAGGCCAAGGGCGAACTGGTCGAGGCCCTCCCGGCGGAGGCCGAGGGCGGCATCGCCGTCCTCAACGCCGACGACCCGCTGGTGCGCCCGATGGCCACCCGCACGAAGGCCCGTACGGTCCTCTTCGGCGAGGCCGAAGACGCCGAAGTGCGGGCCACCGAGGTGCGGATGACGCCGGCGGGACAGCCCTCCTTCACACTCCACACACCGACCGGGTGCAGTGATGTGACCTTGCGGCTGTACGGTGAGCACCACGTGTCGAACGCGCTCGCCGCGGCCGCCGTAGCCCATGTACTGGGAATGTCCGTCGAAGAGATCGCCACCGCGCTCTCGGGGGCGGGCACGCTGTCCCGGTGGCGGATGGAGGTCACCGAGCGGGCGGACGGTGTGACGATCGTCAACGACGCCTACAACGCGAATCCCGAGTCCATGCGGGCCGCACTGCGCGCACTTGCCGCGATGGGCGGCTCCGCCAGGGCGAACGGGGGACGCACGTGGGCGGTGCTCGGCCCCATGGCCGAACTCGGTGACGCATCGCTGGCCGAGCACGACGCGGTGGGACGGCTTGCCGTCCGGCTCAACGTGAGCAAGCTCGTAGCAGTCGGGGGCAGGGAAGCGTCCTGGCTGCAACTGGGCGCATATAACGAGGGTTCGTGGGGTGAGGAGTCGGTGCTCGTGTCCGACGCGCAGGCGGCGGTCGACCTGTTGCGCAGTGAACTGCGCCCAGGTGACGTCGTGCTGGTGAAGGCTTCCAGGTCGGTCGGCCTGGAGCGGGTCGCGCTGGCGTTGCTGGAGCGCGAGGGCGAGGTCGCCGACCGATGA
- the mraY gene encoding phospho-N-acetylmuramoyl-pentapeptide-transferase: protein MRQILFAGVIGMFLTVVGTPLLIKLLARKGYGQFIRDDGPRGHAGKKGTPTMGGISFILATIVAYVLTKVITGSEPTFSGLLVLFLMAGMGVVGYLDDYIKIVKRRSLGLRAKAKMSGQLIVGIAFAVLALQFKDSRGLTPASMKLSFVTDFGWSIGPVLFVVWALFMILAMSNGVNLTDGLDGLATGAAVMVFGAYTFIGVWQFQESCANAATLTNPNACFEVRDPLDLAVVASALMGACFGFLWWNTSPAKIFMGDTGSLALGGALAGLAICSRTEFLIALLGGLFVLITMSVVIQVGSFKLTGKRVFRMAPLQHHFELKGWSEVLVVVRFWIIQGMCVIVGLGLFYAGWAAEK, encoded by the coding sequence ATGAGGCAGATCCTGTTCGCCGGTGTCATCGGCATGTTCCTCACGGTCGTAGGCACCCCGCTGCTCATCAAGCTGCTGGCCCGCAAGGGCTACGGCCAGTTCATCCGGGACGACGGCCCGCGCGGCCACGCCGGGAAGAAGGGCACGCCCACCATGGGCGGCATCTCCTTCATCCTGGCCACGATCGTCGCCTACGTCCTGACGAAGGTCATCACGGGCAGTGAGCCGACCTTCTCGGGTCTGCTCGTCCTGTTCCTGATGGCGGGCATGGGCGTGGTCGGCTACCTGGACGACTACATCAAGATCGTCAAGCGGCGCTCGCTGGGCCTGCGGGCCAAGGCCAAGATGTCCGGCCAGCTGATCGTCGGCATCGCCTTCGCGGTGCTCGCGCTCCAGTTCAAGGACTCGCGCGGGCTCACCCCGGCCTCCATGAAGCTGTCGTTCGTCACGGACTTCGGCTGGTCGATCGGCCCGGTGCTGTTCGTGGTCTGGGCGCTGTTCATGATCCTGGCGATGTCGAACGGCGTGAACCTGACCGACGGCCTCGACGGCCTGGCCACCGGCGCGGCGGTGATGGTCTTCGGCGCGTACACCTTCATCGGTGTCTGGCAGTTCCAGGAGTCCTGCGCCAACGCGGCCACGCTGACCAACCCCAACGCGTGCTTCGAGGTGCGCGACCCCCTGGACCTCGCGGTCGTCGCGTCCGCCCTGATGGGCGCCTGCTTCGGCTTCCTGTGGTGGAACACCTCGCCCGCGAAGATCTTCATGGGCGACACCGGTTCGCTGGCCCTCGGCGGCGCGCTCGCCGGTCTCGCGATCTGCTCCCGTACGGAGTTCCTGATCGCCCTGCTCGGCGGCCTTTTCGTGCTCATCACGATGTCGGTCGTCATCCAGGTCGGCTCCTTCAAGCTGACCGGCAAGCGCGTCTTCCGGATGGCACCGCTGCAGCACCACTTCGAACTCAAGGGCTGGTCCGAAGTCCTCGTCGTGGTGCGCTTCTGGATCATCCAGGGCATGTGCGTGATCGTGGGCCTCGGCCTCTTCTACGCGGGATGGGCAGCCGAAAAGTGA
- a CDS encoding UDP-N-acetylmuramoyl-L-alanyl-D-glutamate--2,6-diaminopimelate ligase, with protein sequence MTTITPKPGNQSAAGAEAGPSLRGRPAAPGTLTAVSHADQPRNTQKDAPAAPPGAPRPQSVRPTELGELAALLGLPEPAAAAITGITHDSRAVRPGDLYAALPGARTHGADFAAQAAGLGAAAVLTDPAGEARAAATGLPVLTVADPRGRMGELAAAIYGHPGEGLLQIGITGTSGKTTTAYLVEGGLRAAGRSTGLVGTVEMRIGDERIKSERTTPEATDLQALFAVMRERGVEAVAMEVSSHALVLGRVDGSVFDVAVFNNLSPEHMEFHSDMDDYFQAKAGLFTPRRARLGVVNLDDEYGRRLAKEATVPVVTFSATGDPAADWRAEDVVFGPASSTLTLLGPEGQRVRATAPLPGPFNVANTVAAVVTLAAAGLDPQTAADGVAAVPGVPGRLERVDAGQPYLAVVDYAHKTDAVESVLRALREVTTGTLHIVLGCGGDRDTTKRAPMGAAAARYADVAVLTSDNPRSEDPLKILAAMFEGAVSVPPAERGTVLVDADRAAAIAAAVARAGPGDTVLVAGKGHEQGQETAGVVRPFDDREVLRAAIERQAAVHSRDGRQAEVNQ encoded by the coding sequence GTGACAACGATCACCCCGAAACCCGGGAACCAGTCGGCCGCCGGCGCGGAGGCCGGGCCCTCACTTCGCGGGCGCCCCGCCGCGCCCGGTACGCTCACCGCCGTGTCCCACGCTGATCAGCCCAGAAACACTCAGAAGGACGCCCCGGCAGCGCCGCCGGGAGCGCCGCGGCCCCAGTCCGTACGACCGACCGAGCTCGGCGAGCTGGCCGCCCTGCTGGGGCTGCCGGAACCGGCCGCCGCAGCGATCACCGGCATCACGCACGACTCCCGGGCGGTCCGCCCCGGCGACCTGTACGCGGCCCTGCCCGGCGCCAGGACGCACGGCGCCGACTTCGCCGCCCAGGCGGCCGGCCTCGGCGCCGCCGCCGTGCTGACCGACCCCGCGGGGGAGGCGCGCGCGGCCGCCACCGGACTGCCCGTCCTGACCGTCGCCGACCCGCGCGGCCGGATGGGCGAGCTCGCCGCCGCGATCTACGGCCACCCCGGCGAGGGCCTCCTGCAGATCGGCATCACCGGCACCTCCGGCAAGACCACCACGGCGTACCTCGTCGAGGGCGGGCTGCGCGCCGCGGGCCGCAGCACCGGACTCGTCGGCACCGTCGAGATGCGCATCGGCGACGAGCGCATCAAGTCGGAGCGGACCACCCCCGAGGCCACCGACCTCCAGGCCCTCTTCGCGGTCATGCGCGAACGCGGGGTCGAGGCCGTGGCCATGGAGGTCTCCAGCCACGCCCTGGTGCTCGGCCGCGTCGACGGCTCGGTCTTCGACGTGGCCGTCTTCAACAACCTGAGCCCGGAACACATGGAGTTCCACTCCGACATGGACGACTACTTCCAGGCGAAGGCGGGGCTCTTCACCCCCCGCCGGGCCCGCCTGGGCGTGGTCAACCTCGACGACGAGTACGGCCGCCGCCTCGCCAAGGAGGCGACGGTCCCGGTCGTCACCTTCTCCGCGACGGGTGACCCCGCCGCCGACTGGCGCGCCGAGGACGTGGTCTTCGGTCCGGCGAGCTCCACGCTGACGCTGCTGGGCCCCGAAGGACAGCGCGTACGGGCCACCGCGCCGCTGCCCGGCCCGTTCAACGTCGCGAACACCGTCGCCGCCGTCGTCACGCTCGCCGCCGCCGGCCTCGACCCGCAGACCGCCGCCGACGGCGTCGCCGCGGTCCCCGGGGTCCCCGGGCGTCTGGAGCGGGTGGACGCGGGACAGCCGTACCTGGCCGTCGTCGACTACGCCCACAAGACGGACGCCGTCGAGTCGGTGCTGCGGGCGCTGCGCGAGGTCACCACCGGCACGCTGCACATCGTCCTCGGCTGCGGCGGCGACCGGGACACCACCAAGCGCGCCCCGATGGGAGCCGCGGCCGCCCGGTACGCCGACGTGGCCGTGCTGACCTCGGACAACCCCCGCTCCGAGGACCCCTTGAAGATCCTCGCCGCGATGTTCGAGGGCGCCGTGTCCGTACCGCCCGCCGAGCGGGGCACCGTCCTCGTCGACGCCGACCGGGCCGCGGCCATCGCCGCCGCCGTCGCGCGCGCCGGGCCCGGTGACACCGTGCTGGTGGCCGGGAAGGGCCACGAGCAGGGCCAGGAGACCGCGGGGGTCGTACGCCCCTTCGACGACCGCGAGGTGCTCCGCGCCGCGATCGAACGCCAGGCAGCAGTGCACAGCCGAGATGGCCGACAGGCCGAGGTGAACCAGTGA
- the murD gene encoding UDP-N-acetylmuramoyl-L-alanine--D-glutamate ligase: protein MGSRKVSTTDLAGALGPDALGRFGLPGRITVAGLGVSGISAARALARLGAVVTVVDNGDGDAHRARAAELAELGIETRLGRLEGGARAGEVLPEGTELVVTSPGWPPQSPLFLAAAEAGVDVVGDVEIAWRLRGAGAELRAARAAADAAPAGGSAAEAAEPDAAEPAGYAEVPVRGAAEWLAITGTNGKTTTTQMLASILKAAGLRTAAVGNIGTPIIDVVLGEQEHDVLAVELSSYQLHWAPSLRVHSAAVLNLAPDHLDWHGSMEAYAADKGRIYEGNTVACVYNAADKATEDLVVEADVEEGCRAIGFTLGAPGPSMLGVVDGILVDRAFVENRQKNAQELAHVEDVNPPAPHNIANALAAAALARAFGVEPRAVRDGLRDFRPDAHRVAHVDEVDGVTYVDDSKATNTHATEASLASFEPVVWIAGGLAKGATFDELVQKAAKRLRAVVLIGADRALIAEALARHAPEVPVVDLDRTDTGAMLAAVREAARLAERGDTVLLAPGCASMDMFANYNERGDAFADAVRELAAESAANTA, encoded by the coding sequence ATGGGCAGCCGAAAAGTGAGCACCACCGATCTGGCCGGCGCGCTCGGCCCCGATGCCCTGGGCCGGTTCGGTCTGCCCGGCCGGATCACCGTGGCGGGCCTGGGCGTCAGCGGCATCAGCGCCGCCCGGGCGCTGGCCCGGCTCGGCGCGGTCGTGACCGTCGTCGACAATGGCGACGGCGACGCGCACCGGGCCCGCGCCGCGGAGCTCGCGGAGCTCGGCATCGAGACCCGCCTCGGCCGCCTGGAGGGCGGCGCCCGCGCAGGCGAGGTATTGCCCGAGGGCACCGAACTGGTCGTCACCTCGCCCGGCTGGCCGCCGCAGAGCCCGCTCTTCCTCGCCGCCGCCGAGGCGGGCGTCGACGTCGTCGGCGACGTCGAGATCGCCTGGCGGCTGCGCGGGGCCGGTGCCGAACTCCGGGCCGCCCGAGCGGCCGCGGACGCGGCCCCGGCGGGCGGTTCCGCCGCCGAGGCCGCCGAGCCGGATGCGGCCGAGCCCGCCGGCTACGCCGAGGTGCCCGTGCGCGGCGCAGCCGAGTGGCTCGCCATCACCGGCACCAACGGCAAGACCACCACCACGCAGATGCTGGCGTCGATCCTGAAGGCCGCCGGGCTGCGGACCGCGGCCGTCGGGAACATCGGGACGCCCATCATCGACGTGGTGCTCGGCGAGCAGGAGCACGACGTGCTCGCCGTCGAGCTCTCCAGCTATCAGCTGCACTGGGCGCCCTCGCTGCGCGTCCACTCCGCGGCCGTGCTCAACCTGGCCCCCGACCACCTCGACTGGCACGGCTCCATGGAGGCGTACGCCGCCGACAAGGGCCGGATCTACGAGGGCAACACGGTGGCCTGCGTCTACAACGCCGCCGACAAGGCCACCGAGGACCTGGTCGTGGAGGCCGACGTCGAGGAGGGCTGCCGGGCCATTGGCTTCACCCTCGGCGCCCCCGGCCCCTCCATGCTCGGCGTCGTCGACGGCATCCTCGTCGACCGCGCCTTCGTCGAGAACCGGCAGAAGAACGCCCAGGAACTCGCGCACGTCGAGGACGTCAACCCGCCCGCCCCGCACAACATCGCCAACGCGCTCGCCGCCGCGGCCCTGGCCCGCGCCTTCGGCGTGGAGCCGCGTGCGGTCCGCGACGGGCTGCGCGACTTCCGCCCGGACGCCCACCGCGTCGCGCACGTGGACGAGGTCGACGGGGTCACGTACGTCGACGACTCCAAGGCCACCAACACGCACGCCACCGAGGCCTCCCTCGCGTCCTTCGAGCCCGTCGTCTGGATCGCCGGCGGCCTCGCCAAGGGCGCGACCTTCGACGAGCTCGTCCAGAAGGCCGCGAAGCGGCTGCGCGCCGTGGTGCTGATCGGCGCCGACCGGGCGCTGATCGCCGAGGCGTTGGCGCGACACGCCCCCGAGGTCCCGGTCGTCGACCTCGACCGGACCGACACTGGGGCGATGCTCGCAGCCGTCCGGGAAGCGGCCCGGCTCGCCGAGCGCGGCGACACGGTCCTGCTGGCGCCCGGCTGCGCCTCGATGGACATGTTCGCGAACTACAACGAGCGTGGGGACGCGTTCGCCGACGCGGTGCGCGAACTGGCCGCGGAGAGCGCCGCGAACACGGCCTAG
- the murG gene encoding undecaprenyldiphospho-muramoylpentapeptide beta-N-acetylglucosaminyltransferase produces the protein MHVVLAGGGTAGHIEPALALADALRRQDPSVGITALGTERGLETRLVPERGYELGLIPAVPLPRKPTPELITVPGRLRGTIKAAEEILLRTKADCVVGFGGYVALPGYLAAKRLGVPIIVHEANARPGLANKIGSRYAHAVAVSTPDSKLRGARYVGIPLRRSISTLDRAAVRPEARAAFGLDPNLPTLLVSGGSQGARRLNEVIQQVAPTLQRSGIQILHAVGPKNELPRVDNMPGMPPYVPVPYVDRMDLAYAAADMMLCRAGAMTVAELSAVGLPAAYVPLPIGNGEQRLNAQPVVKAGGGLLVDDAELTPQWVLSQVLPVLSDPHRLYEMSRAAGEFGRRDADELLVGMVYEAIAAHRSR, from the coding sequence GTGCATGTCGTACTCGCCGGTGGGGGGACCGCCGGCCACATCGAGCCGGCGCTCGCCCTCGCGGACGCCCTGCGCAGGCAGGACCCTTCAGTGGGCATCACCGCCCTCGGCACGGAGCGCGGACTTGAGACCCGCCTGGTGCCGGAACGCGGCTACGAGCTGGGGCTGATCCCCGCCGTACCGCTGCCCCGCAAGCCCACGCCCGAGCTGATCACCGTCCCCGGACGGCTGCGCGGCACCATCAAGGCCGCGGAGGAGATCCTCCTGCGCACCAAGGCCGACTGCGTCGTCGGCTTCGGCGGCTACGTGGCCCTGCCCGGCTACCTCGCCGCCAAGCGGCTCGGGGTGCCGATCATCGTCCACGAGGCCAACGCCCGGCCGGGACTGGCCAACAAGATCGGCTCCCGGTACGCGCACGCCGTCGCGGTCTCCACGCCCGACAGCAAGCTGCGTGGCGCCCGCTACGTGGGCATCCCGCTGCGCCGGTCCATCTCCACCCTCGACCGGGCCGCGGTCCGCCCCGAGGCCCGCGCCGCCTTCGGCCTGGACCCCAACCTGCCGACGCTGCTGGTCTCCGGCGGCTCGCAGGGCGCCCGCCGCCTCAACGAGGTCATCCAGCAGGTCGCTCCGACCCTCCAGCGCTCCGGGATCCAGATCCTGCACGCCGTCGGGCCGAAGAACGAACTGCCGCGTGTCGACAACATGCCCGGGATGCCGCCCTACGTGCCGGTACCGTACGTGGACCGGATGGATCTCGCGTACGCCGCCGCCGACATGATGCTGTGCCGCGCGGGTGCGATGACCGTCGCCGAACTCTCCGCCGTCGGGCTCCCCGCCGCCTACGTCCCGCTGCCGATCGGCAACGGCGAACAGCGGCTCAACGCCCAGCCGGTGGTGAAGGCCGGTGGCGGCCTGCTCGTGGACGACGCGGAGCTGACGCCCCAGTGGGTGCTCAGCCAGGTCCTCCCGGTGCTGTCCGACCCGCACCGCCTGTACGAGATGTCCCGCGCGGCCGGCGAGTTCGGCCGCAGGGACGCCGACGAGCTGCTGGTCGGAATGGTGTACGAGGCGATCGCGGCGCACAGGAGCCGCTGA
- the ftsZ gene encoding cell division protein FtsZ: protein MAAPQNYLAVIKVIGVGGGGVNAINRMIEVGLKGVEFIAINTDAQALLMSDADVKLDVGRELTRGLGAGANPDVGRKAAEDHREEIEEVLKGADMVFVTAGEGGGTGTGGAPVVANIARSLGALTIGVVTRPFTFEGRRRANQAEDGIAQLREQVDTLIVIPNDRLLSISDRQVSVLDAFKSADQVLLSGVQGITDLITTPGLINLDFADVKSVMSEAGSALMGIGSARGDDRAVAAAEMAISSPLLEASIDGARGVLLSISGGSDLGLFEINEAAQLVSEAAHPEANIIFGAVIDDALGDEVRVTVIAAGFDGGQPPARRDNVIGAASTKREEPAPAPVRAAEPVRPAFGGLGSVTPREEPPAPVEAAPIEAHAPAPQVPTARPYQDSPAEELDVPDFLK, encoded by the coding sequence GTGGCAGCACCGCAGAACTACCTCGCAGTCATCAAGGTCATCGGTGTCGGCGGCGGTGGTGTCAATGCCATCAACCGAATGATCGAGGTCGGTCTCAAGGGCGTCGAGTTCATCGCCATCAACACGGACGCCCAGGCGCTGTTGATGAGCGACGCCGACGTCAAGCTCGACGTCGGCCGTGAACTCACCCGGGGTCTTGGCGCCGGCGCCAACCCGGATGTCGGCCGCAAGGCGGCAGAGGACCACCGCGAGGAGATCGAGGAGGTCCTCAAGGGGGCCGACATGGTCTTCGTCACCGCCGGTGAGGGCGGCGGCACCGGAACGGGCGGCGCACCCGTCGTCGCCAACATCGCGCGCTCGCTGGGCGCCCTGACGATCGGTGTGGTCACCCGGCCGTTCACCTTCGAGGGCCGGCGCCGCGCGAACCAGGCCGAGGACGGCATCGCCCAGCTCCGCGAGCAGGTCGACACCCTCATCGTCATCCCCAACGACCGCCTGCTGTCCATCTCGGACCGCCAGGTCAGCGTGCTGGACGCCTTCAAGTCGGCCGACCAGGTCCTGCTGTCCGGCGTCCAGGGCATCACCGATCTCATCACCACCCCGGGTCTGATCAACCTCGACTTCGCCGACGTCAAGTCCGTGATGTCCGAGGCCGGCTCGGCCCTGATGGGCATCGGCTCGGCCCGCGGCGACGACCGCGCGGTGGCCGCCGCGGAGATGGCGATCTCCTCGCCGCTGCTGGAGGCGTCCATCGACGGCGCCCGTGGCGTGCTGCTCTCCATCTCCGGTGGCTCGGACCTCGGTCTCTTCGAGATCAACGAGGCCGCGCAGCTGGTGAGCGAGGCCGCGCACCCCGAGGCGAACATCATCTTCGGCGCCGTCATCGACGACGCGCTCGGCGACGAGGTACGGGTCACCGTCATCGCCGCCGGGTTCGACGGCGGACAGCCCCCGGCCCGCCGGGACAACGTCATCGGCGCGGCGTCCACGAAGCGCGAGGAGCCGGCCCCGGCTCCCGTCCGTGCGGCCGAGCCGGTCCGTCCGGCCTTCGGCGGACTCGGTTCGGTCACTCCGCGCGAGGAGCCCCCGGCGCCGGTCGAGGCGGCCCCGATCGAGGCCCACGCCCCCGCGCCGCAGGTCCCGACGGCCCGTCCGTACCAGGACAGCCCGGCCGAGGAACTGGACGTCCCGGACTTCTTGAAGTGA
- a CDS encoding cell division protein FtsQ/DivIB, producing MAGATTAQRGNPGSDRSARKGTGSPKPPKPPKAPKSGKPPKSEKRVGPRGPGARTRRGPVVLASLAAAVLLAAGGTWVLYGSSWLRVEKVTAAGTEVLTPEQVLAAAAVPVGAPMVSVDTDEIENRVRGRLPRIDSVDVVRAWPHGIGLKVTERKPVLLIKKDANFVEVDASGVRFDTIPKAPAGVPVLELNAGASPSVRRFDEERLLHEAVLVAGALPEPIAKATVQVKVGSYDSVVLELTGGRTVMWGSGEQSEAKGRALTALLKAAPKAGHFDVSVPTAPAVSGS from the coding sequence GTGGCCGGAGCGACGACCGCACAGCGCGGCAACCCGGGCTCTGACCGGTCCGCCCGCAAGGGCACCGGCTCTCCCAAGCCACCCAAGCCGCCCAAGGCGCCCAAATCCGGTAAGCCACCCAAGTCGGAGAAGAGAGTCGGCCCACGGGGCCCCGGCGCGCGTACGCGCCGCGGCCCCGTGGTGCTGGCCTCCCTGGCCGCCGCGGTGCTCCTCGCCGCGGGCGGCACCTGGGTGCTCTATGGGTCCTCCTGGCTGCGCGTCGAGAAGGTCACCGCCGCCGGCACGGAGGTGCTGACCCCCGAACAGGTGCTCGCCGCCGCGGCGGTGCCCGTCGGCGCGCCCATGGTGAGCGTGGACACCGACGAGATCGAGAACCGGGTCCGCGGCCGGCTGCCCCGCATCGATTCGGTCGACGTGGTACGGGCCTGGCCGCACGGAATCGGGCTGAAAGTGACGGAACGCAAACCCGTCCTGCTCATCAAAAAGGACGCCAACTTCGTGGAAGTGGACGCTTCGGGTGTGCGATTCGACACGATCCCGAAAGCGCCGGCCGGTGTTCCGGTCCTCGAATTGAACGCGGGGGCCTCCCCGAGCGTCCGCCGCTTCGACGAGGAACGGCTGCTGCACGAGGCCGTGCTCGTCGCGGGCGCCCTCCCGGAGCCGATCGCGAAGGCGACCGTGCAGGTCAAGGTGGGTTCGTACGATTCGGTCGTACTGGAGCTCACCGGGGGGCGGACGGTGATGTGGGGGAGCGGCGAACAGAGCGAAGCGAAGGGTCGTGCGCTGACAGCCCTGTTGAAGGCCGCGCCCAAGGCCGGTCACTTCGACGTGAGCGTCCCCACCGCCCCTGCCGTGTCCGGGAGTTGA
- the ftsW gene encoding putative lipid II flippase FtsW translates to MPAKQMLPGRRPSAVRAQGRKRPVVSAKRPAARGPLAGIRRTQRKLRKAWDRPLTAYYLIFGSSLLITVLGLVMVYSASMIKALQLGLGDAYFFKKQFLAALIGTGLLLLASRMPVKLHRALSYPVLAGTLFLMVLVQVPGIGVAINGNQNWISLGGPFMLQPSEFGKLALILWGADLLARKSDKGLLSQWKHLLVPLVPVAFLLLGLIMLGGDMGTAMILGAILFGLLWLAGAPTRLFVGVLLFAGAIVALLIKTSPHRMDRLECLGATDPGRNDLCWQAVHGIYALASGGWFGSGLGASVEKWGQLPEAHTDFIFAITGEELGLAGTLSVLALFAALGYAGIRVAGRTEDPFVRFAAGGVTTWITAQAVINIGAVLGLLPIAGVPLPLFSYGGSALLPTMFAVGLLIAFAREEPAARAALAMRQPKTGWRRTGVRWKSMRRRVKKRPSGER, encoded by the coding sequence ATGCCGGCCAAGCAGATGCTGCCGGGGCGGCGGCCTTCCGCCGTGAGGGCGCAGGGCCGCAAACGCCCCGTGGTGAGCGCGAAGCGGCCCGCCGCGCGCGGGCCGCTGGCCGGGATCCGGCGTACGCAGCGGAAGTTGCGCAAGGCGTGGGACCGACCGCTCACGGCGTATTACCTGATTTTCGGCAGCTCGCTGCTCATCACCGTGCTCGGCCTCGTGATGGTCTACTCGGCCTCCATGATCAAGGCGCTCCAGCTCGGCCTGGGCGACGCCTACTTCTTCAAGAAGCAGTTCCTGGCGGCCCTCATCGGCACCGGACTGCTGCTCCTCGCCTCCCGGATGCCCGTGAAGCTCCACCGGGCGCTGTCCTATCCGGTGCTCGCCGGCACGCTCTTCCTGATGGTCCTGGTCCAGGTCCCCGGGATAGGAGTGGCCATCAACGGCAACCAGAATTGGATCTCCCTTGGTGGTCCGTTCATGTTGCAGCCCAGTGAGTTCGGCAAACTGGCACTGATCCTGTGGGGCGCCGACCTGTTGGCGCGCAAGAGCGACAAGGGGCTGCTCAGCCAGTGGAAGCACCTCCTGGTGCCGCTGGTCCCGGTGGCCTTCCTGCTGCTCGGGCTGATCATGCTGGGCGGGGACATGGGCACCGCGATGATCCTCGGCGCGATCCTCTTCGGCCTCCTGTGGCTGGCGGGGGCGCCGACGAGGCTCTTCGTGGGGGTGCTGCTCTTCGCTGGTGCGATCGTCGCGCTGCTCATCAAGACGAGCCCGCACCGGATGGACCGGCTGGAGTGCCTCGGCGCGACGGATCCCGGCAGGAACGACCTCTGCTGGCAGGCTGTCCACGGGATCTACGCCCTCGCATCGGGCGGATGGTTCGGTTCCGGGCTGGGTGCCAGTGTGGAAAAATGGGGGCAACTACCCGAAGCCCACACGGACTTCATCTTCGCCATCACCGGGGAGGAACTGGGTCTGGCGGGGACGCTGTCGGTGCTCGCCCTGTTCGCGGCTCTAGGCTATGCGGGTATCCGCGTGGCCGGACGCACGGAGGACCCCTTCGTACGGTTTGCCGCGGGAGGCGTGACCACCTGGATCACGGCCCAGGCCGTGATCAACATCGGTGCGGTGCTCGGCCTGCTGCCGATCGCCGGAGTCCCGCTCCCGCTGTTCTCCTACGGAGGGTCAGCCCTGCTGCCGACCATGTTCGCTGTCGGACTGCTCATCGCCTTCGCGCGGGAGGAGCCGGCAGCGCGCGCGGCCCTCGCGATGCGCCAGCCGAAGACCGGCTGGCGGCGGACCGGGGTGAGATGGAAGTCGATGAGACGGCGCGTCAAGAAGCGTCCGTCCGGAGAGCGGTGA